The following DNA comes from Noviherbaspirillum sp. L7-7A.
TTCTAGTTTTCGCGTATCCATACCAGCTGGGTTTTCGCGGACGGGCCACGACCCGTGCGCTTCATCAGCGCCTGGATCTGCAATGCAGCCCGGTTCAGCTTTACCCGACCATTGACCAGAAAATAGTTCGAATAGACATCCAGATTGCTGGGACCGACCGTCGGGATGCCCGGCAACTGGTTCGCAATCGTTTCCTTGCTGCGAAAGCTGGCGGTGGTGCGGGTTGCCACGATCACTGCCGCGTCCGACGTCGATATATTTTCGATCACCGCCGCCAGAACCTCCACCGGCGCGGTGTTGATATTCAGACTGGTTCCCCCCTGCGGCAGGAAGATTACCAGATTGCGCAGCCTCTCCACCGCTTCGGGCGTAAAGCCGGGTATGGCCAGCAGGTCTTCCACCTGGGTCATCGGCATCAGGCGCTGGCTGCCGACGGTGACCGTTGGCGTGCCCTGGTTGCCGGTGGCGCCGGTATTGGGATTGGGATTGGCGTTGGCGCGCGGCAGCCCGGTCAGGGGATCGATATCCTGCCCGGCGCCGGTTCCGCCGGCAACAGGCAGCAGCTGCCTGGGCACGCTGGACGCCACCATCGCCGCCGTATCCTGCGCCAGCGACGGATTGAGCCGCTGGCTGGCCAGCAGGCGGGCGAAAGCCTTCACTTCCTTTTTCACGATCTGGCCGTTCGGGGCCAGGTTGGTCAGGTTGTACAGCGACTGCGCATCCACCATCTGGCCCGACAGCGTGGCGTCGCTGCTCTCGGTATCGGCCCGGTTGTTTTCCACATACTGGTCCAGCCGGGTGTCGAGCAGCGGCACCGCCCATGGCTGGTCGAGCGAATCGTAATTGGAAAGACGGGCGTTTTCCCGCAGGATCAGGCGCGCCCAGTCGAGCGCGCCACGCAGTATCCATTGCTTCTGGAGTTGCAGGCGCTGGTTCTCGATCGAGCGCACCTGCACCTGCTGCTGCCAGAACAGGCTGGCCACGATGGTCACCGCCAGCGTGGTCAGCAGCAGCGCCGTCACCACCGCAACGCCGCGCTGGCGATATCGATATGGTCTACAGGCCATTGGGCACCACCTGGGTCAGCTTGATGATGCGCCGCTCCGGGCTGGCGGCGTCGACCACGCTCACTTCCACCCGGCGGAACGCCGGATTGGGCGTGGCGAACACGCTTTCCTGGCAGACCAGCGCCAGTTCGCCCTGCGGGCATTCGAAACTGCGGTTGCCCAGCGGCGGCCACTCCCTGGCCATGCGGATCTGCGACAGCCGGTTCTCGGCCGACCAGGTCGCCATCAGCGACGCCCGCAGGTCGTTGCTGTTCTGGGTCAGGCTGCCGACCGCGCGCAGGCTCGCCCCCAGCGCGGTGCCGACGATGGCCAGGGCCACCAGCACTTCCAGCAGGGTAAAGCCGGCATGGCGCGCAAGCGATCTGGACGGGGCAGGCATCTCAGTCAACGGTAAAGTGGCCGATGCCATCGGCCCGGATCGCCACGCTGGTATCGGCCAGCGCCAGCGTCAGCACGAAAGGCTGCTGCACCGGCTCGCGGCCGAACACGATGCGCAGCGGCATGGCATTGCCATCCGGCGGCGGAAACACCAGCAGGGTGACCGGCGCGCGCTTGAACTGGCGCGGGCGCAGCATGTCGTCGGCGCGCAGCGGCTGCCAGGTTTTTTCCTCGCGCTGCAGGAAGCGGTAGCCTTCGCTGTCGGCCTCGAAGGCGATCGGCCGGTCGCGCACGATGGCTTCGTCGCGCGCCAGTTGCAGCAGCAGCGCGATGCGCTGGGCGTCGTCCTTCAGGTTTTGCTGCGGGCCGGGCATGGCGTTGAACGACACAATGCCCAGCGTGATGCCGGCAATGACCAGCACCACCAGCAATTCAAGCAGCGTGAAGCCGCGCTGTGCGCGGCTGGCCTGGTGGAAGGTCAGAGATCCCACGACCCGATGTCGGCATCGTTGCCGGTGCCGCCTGGCTGGCCGTCCGCGCCCAGCGAGAACACGTCAACTTCGCCGCGCAGGCCGGGTGAGAGGTACTGGTAGGGATTGCCCCATGGGTCCTTGGGCAGCTTGTCGATGTACCCGCCCTGCTTCCAGCCGTTGGCGGCCGGGCCGCTGGTGGGCTTGGAGACCAGCGCCTGCAGCCCCTGCTCGGTGGTCGGATAGCGCTGGTTGTCGAGCCGGTACAGCTTGAGCGATTGCATCAGCGTGGAAATGTCCGAGCGTGCCGCCATGATGCGGGCGTCGTCGGTGCGGCCCATCAGCTTGGGCACCACCAGCGCGGCAAGAATGCCCATGATGACCACCACCACCATGATTTCAATCAGGGTAAAGCCACGCGCCAGTGCGCGCCGGGAAACGGAAACGGAAGCAGAAGACTTGAGCATGGATTCGGTTACGGGTGAGGAGAAATGGAAGTATAAGGGCAGTACCGGGACGGCATGCAGAGAAAACAAGAAAATGACATAAAGAAATAAAACGGTAATCATTGGCACGGCTGCAAGCACCGGCGATCATTCTTTCGTGCATCTTCTCTGACAGCAATACTAGTAGCAAAGTGCCGCGATTAGTTCAAAACGACTCGATCATGCGCAATGCCGTTCGCGAGCGGCAATGTAGGCTATGAATTTTGCTTTGGGAGAACGTTTATGTCCCTGCCCCATGCCGCCTCTGGCGACTTGATCAACATCGCGCCCCTGGGCGACCAACTGGAAAGCGCAGTCTCCACTGCATTCCTGAAGACCGAGCATCTGGAACTGATGCGCCTGGTGCTGCAGGCGGGCAAATCGATGCCTGAACACTGGGTGGAAGGCGATGTGACGCTGCAGTGCCTGGAAGGCAGTGTCGACTTGGAAGCCCACGGCAGGCGGCAGACGCTGGCGCCGGGCCAGATGGTCTATCTCGCGCCCAAGGTGCCGCATGCGCTGCATGCCACGGAAAACACCTCGGTGCTGATGACCGTATTGCTGAACCGGCCGGTCAACACCGGCGGCCCGGTCGGCAGCAAGCCCTAGGGAACTGCGGAGCGGAAGGCGATTGCAGTTTGCCGTCGCCGCTCAGCCCTGCTCCGGCTGCGGATCGCGCGCCATCAGTCGGGCCACCATCGCGTCCGGCGCATCGCCGTCGAACAGGACGCCGGCCACCGCGCCGGCGATCGGCATCGTCACGCCATGTTGCGCGGCCAGTTCCCGCACCGCCCGGGCGCAGCGCACGCCTTCGGCCACATGCCCCAGCTCCGCCACGATGACGTCCAGCGGCTTGCCCTGCGCCAGGCCGAGGCCGACGCGGCGGTTGCGCGACAGGTCGCCGGTGCAGGTAAGGATCAGGTCGCCCATGCCGGTCAGGCCCATGAAGGTTTCGGGCCGGCCGCCGAGCGCCACGCCCAGTCTTGAGATTTCCACCAGGCCGCGGGTGATCAGCGCGGCGCGCGCATTCAGGCCCAGCCCCATGCCGTCGACCACGCCGGTGGCAATCGCCAGGATGTTCTTGACCGCGCCGCCGACTTCCACGCCCACCAGGTCGTCGGTGGAATACACGCGGATGGCGCCACCGTGCAGCGCCGCCACCACCCGCTCGCACAGGTCGGCGTTGCTCGATGCCACCGTCAGCGCGCATGGCAGGCCCTGCGCGACTTCCTGGGCAAAGGAGGGTCCGGACAGCGCCGCGGCGGGCAGGTCCGCGCCCAGCACCTCGCGCACCACCTGGTGCGGCAGCAGCCGGGTCTCTTCCTCGAAACCCTTGCAGAGCCAGACGATATTCGGAATGGGATAGGTTTTGAGCTGGGCAGCCAGCGGCCGAAGGCCGGCCACCGAGGTGGCAACGATCAGCAGCGCATCGGGCGCGGCCACATGGGCCAGCGCCTCTGGCAGATCGGCGGAGAACCGCAGCCGCGGCGGCAGCGCAAAGCCGGGAAGATAATCGTGGTTCTCGCGCGCTGC
Coding sequences within:
- the gspK gene encoding type II secretion system minor pseudopilin GspK, whose amino-acid sequence is MACRPYRYRQRGVAVVTALLLTTLAVTIVASLFWQQQVQVRSIENQRLQLQKQWILRGALDWARLILRENARLSNYDSLDQPWAVPLLDTRLDQYVENNRADTESSDATLSGQMVDAQSLYNLTNLAPNGQIVKKEVKAFARLLASQRLNPSLAQDTAAMVASSVPRQLLPVAGGTGAGQDIDPLTGLPRANANPNPNTGATGNQGTPTVTVGSQRLMPMTQVEDLLAIPGFTPEAVERLRNLVIFLPQGGTSLNINTAPVEVLAAVIENISTSDAAVIVATRTTASFRSKETIANQLPGIPTVGPSNLDVYSNYFLVNGRVKLNRAALQIQALMKRTGRGPSAKTQLVWIREN
- the gspI gene encoding type II secretion system minor pseudopilin GspI, yielding MPAPSRSLARHAGFTLLEVLVALAIVGTALGASLRAVGSLTQNSNDLRASLMATWSAENRLSQIRMAREWPPLGNRSFECPQGELALVCQESVFATPNPAFRRVEVSVVDAASPERRIIKLTQVVPNGL
- the gspH gene encoding type II secretion system minor pseudopilin GspH codes for the protein MGSLTFHQASRAQRGFTLLELLVVLVIAGITLGIVSFNAMPGPQQNLKDDAQRIALLLQLARDEAIVRDRPIAFEADSEGYRFLQREEKTWQPLRADDMLRPRQFKRAPVTLLVFPPPDGNAMPLRIVFGREPVQQPFVLTLALADTSVAIRADGIGHFTVD
- the gspG gene encoding type II secretion system major pseudopilin GspG, which produces MLKSSASVSVSRRALARGFTLIEIMVVVVIMGILAALVVPKLMGRTDDARIMAARSDISTLMQSLKLYRLDNQRYPTTEQGLQALVSKPTSGPAANGWKQGGYIDKLPKDPWGNPYQYLSPGLRGEVDVFSLGADGQPGGTGNDADIGSWDL
- a CDS encoding cupin domain-containing protein produces the protein MSLPHAASGDLINIAPLGDQLESAVSTAFLKTEHLELMRLVLQAGKSMPEHWVEGDVTLQCLEGSVDLEAHGRRQTLAPGQMVYLAPKVPHALHATENTSVLMTVLLNRPVNTGGPVGSKP
- a CDS encoding NAD(P)H-dependent glycerol-3-phosphate dehydrogenase encodes the protein MKITVLGAGAWGTALALALAARHDVLLWGRNQDAIGRMAAARENHDYLPGFALPPRLRFSADLPEALAHVAAPDALLIVATSVAGLRPLAAQLKTYPIPNIVWLCKGFEEETRLLPHQVVREVLGADLPAAALSGPSFAQEVAQGLPCALTVASSNADLCERVVAALHGGAIRVYSTDDLVGVEVGGAVKNILAIATGVVDGMGLGLNARAALITRGLVEISRLGVALGGRPETFMGLTGMGDLILTCTGDLSRNRRVGLGLAQGKPLDVIVAELGHVAEGVRCARAVRELAAQHGVTMPIAGAVAGVLFDGDAPDAMVARLMARDPQPEQG